A single genomic interval of Chloracidobacterium validum harbors:
- a CDS encoding type II toxin-antitoxin system Phd/YefM family antitoxin — MINTMARTFPLSAVTAKLPELLAGMAGGEELILTTDGVPVAVVTRLERASWPSVPGTAKDRSFWMSPDFDAPLEDFAEYME; from the coding sequence ATGATCAACACCATGGCCCGCACCTTTCCGCTCTCGGCCGTCACAGCCAAGTTGCCCGAACTCCTGGCCGGAATGGCCGGTGGGGAAGAATTGATCCTCACAACGGACGGCGTGCCGGTGGCCGTGGTCACGCGGTTGGAACGCGCGAGCTGGCCGAGCGTCCCCGGCACCGCCAAGGACCGCTCGTTCTGGATGTCCCCCGACTTTGACGCGCCGCTGGAAGACTTCGCGGAGTACATGGAGTGA
- a CDS encoding four helix bundle protein has translation MRSSTAIGALVREAEHAESRPDFTPKMSIALDDIALKEANETLYWLELLHASEYLDRPAYESIAADSEEVLRLLVAIVKASRRTPDAN, from the coding sequence GTGCGGAGCAGCACGGCTATCGGGGCGCTGGTGCGCGAGGCAGAACATGCCGAGAGCAGGCCGGACTTCACCCCCAAGATGAGCATTGCCTTAGATGACATTGCCTTAAAGGAAGCCAACGAAACGCTATACTGGCTCGAACTTCTTCACGCTTCCGAGTATCTCGACCGCCCCGCTTACGAGTCCATCGCCGCCGATAGCGAGGAAGTCCTCCGTCTGCTCGTCGCCATTGTCAAAGCCTCGCGGAGAACCCCAGATGCCAACTAA
- a CDS encoding type II toxin-antitoxin system VapC family toxin, with translation MKLLLDTHTVLWFWWDDSQLSATAKAAICDPANQKFVSLVSPWEVAIKLSLKKLDIGGPYAGFFRQHMLRTYFDWLPFRDDHFDSLTTMPFHHRDPFDRMLVAQSLIENIPLVSADTIFDAYGITRIW, from the coding sequence GTGAAGCTGCTGCTGGATACCCATACCGTGCTGTGGTTCTGGTGGGACGACTCGCAACTCAGCGCGACCGCGAAGGCGGCCATCTGCGACCCGGCGAATCAGAAGTTCGTCAGCCTCGTCTCGCCGTGGGAAGTGGCCATCAAGCTCAGCCTGAAGAAGCTGGATATCGGCGGGCCGTATGCCGGGTTCTTCCGCCAGCACATGTTACGCACCTACTTCGACTGGCTGCCTTTCCGCGACGATCATTTCGACAGCCTGACCACGATGCCGTTCCATCACCGCGACCCATTCGACCGAATGCTGGTCGCTCAATCGTTAATCGAGAACATTCCCTTGGTAAGTGCCGACACGATTTTCGACGCCTACGGCATCACCCGCATCTGGTAG
- a CDS encoding type I restriction endonuclease subunit R produces MPTNSPFSILTSPFPSERATQDRVIALFRDELGYRFLGSWADRPGNSNIDEGLLTAWLAKRGVTGPQIAVVLHRLRTEADNPNRSLYQNNQAVHSLLRYGVPVKIEASQPTATVHLIDWQNPEANDFVLVEEVTLKGGLERRPDLVLYVNGLAIGVIELKRSTVSVGDGIRQLLSNQQPEFNASFFSTVQIVFAGNNTEGLRYGTIGTPEKMFLQWKEDEADNSRFKLDKYLLKLCEKRRLLELMHDFVLFDGGVKKLPRVHQYFGIKAAQEFVKRKQGGIIWHTQGSGKSIVMVLLAKWILENNPNARVAIITDRDELDAQIKNVFEAAGETIHRTSSGHDLLKQLGQATPRLLCSLVHKFGRRDVDDIDAFLKGLKEQPSATVGEVFVFVDECHRTQSGKLHRVMKAIMPEAVFIGFTGTPLLKKDKQTSLEVFGGYIHTYKFSEAVEDAVVLDLVYEARDIDQRLGSQARIDAWFEAKTKGLNDWQKAELRAKWGTMQQVLSSRSRMEKVVADIVFDFSVKPRLSNERGNAILVAGSIYEACKYFTLFQKTPFKGKCAVVTSYNPQAKDVTKEEIGANTETDRQFVFNTYTELLKDVKPAAGQTKTETYEERAKILFAREPANMKLLIVVDKLLTGFDAPSCTYLYIDKSMQDHGLFQAICRTNRLDGEDKDFGYIVDYKDLFKKVEKAIAVYTSELDHSAGGPDPEVLLQDRLTRGKERLDNAIEALALLCEPVEPPKGELEHIHYFCGNTEMPTDLKDREPRRTALYKAVVALVRAYANMAGEMEPAGYSEADVARIKGQMDHYLKVREVVRMASGETLDLKTYEADMRHLIDTYYRGRRAAEDIAV; encoded by the coding sequence ATGCCAACTAATTCTCCATTCTCCATTCTCACTTCCCCATTTCCCTCCGAACGCGCGACCCAGGATCGCGTCATCGCTTTGTTCCGCGACGAACTCGGCTATCGCTTCCTCGGCTCGTGGGCCGATCGGCCCGGCAACAGCAACATCGACGAGGGTCTACTGACCGCCTGGCTGGCGAAGCGAGGCGTGACCGGTCCGCAGATCGCCGTGGTGCTGCACCGCCTCCGCACCGAGGCCGACAACCCCAACCGCAGCCTGTACCAGAACAACCAGGCCGTCCACTCGCTGCTCCGTTACGGCGTGCCGGTCAAGATCGAGGCGAGTCAGCCGACCGCGACCGTCCACCTGATCGACTGGCAGAACCCCGAGGCGAACGACTTCGTTCTGGTCGAGGAGGTCACGCTCAAGGGCGGGCTCGAACGCCGGCCCGACTTGGTGCTGTACGTCAACGGCCTCGCCATCGGCGTCATCGAGTTGAAACGCAGCACGGTGAGCGTGGGCGACGGCATCCGTCAACTGCTCTCCAATCAGCAGCCGGAGTTCAACGCTAGTTTCTTCAGCACGGTGCAGATCGTCTTTGCCGGCAACAACACCGAGGGGCTACGCTACGGCACCATCGGCACGCCGGAGAAGATGTTCCTGCAATGGAAGGAAGACGAAGCCGACAACAGCCGGTTCAAGCTGGACAAGTACCTACTCAAGCTATGCGAGAAGCGGCGGCTGCTGGAACTGATGCACGACTTCGTGTTGTTCGACGGCGGGGTGAAGAAGCTGCCGCGGGTGCATCAGTACTTCGGCATCAAGGCGGCGCAGGAATTCGTCAAGCGCAAGCAGGGTGGCATCATCTGGCACACGCAGGGGAGTGGCAAGAGCATTGTCATGGTGCTGCTGGCCAAGTGGATCCTGGAGAACAACCCGAACGCCCGCGTGGCGATCATCACCGACCGCGACGAACTCGACGCGCAGATCAAGAACGTGTTCGAGGCGGCGGGCGAGACGATCCACCGCACCAGCAGCGGCCACGACCTGCTGAAACAGCTTGGGCAGGCCACGCCGCGGCTGCTCTGTTCGCTGGTTCACAAGTTCGGCCGGCGCGACGTGGATGACATTGATGCCTTCCTGAAGGGCCTGAAGGAACAGCCCAGCGCGACGGTCGGCGAGGTGTTCGTGTTCGTGGACGAGTGCCACCGCACCCAGAGCGGCAAGCTGCATCGAGTGATGAAGGCGATAATGCCCGAAGCGGTGTTCATCGGCTTCACCGGCACGCCGCTTTTGAAGAAGGACAAACAGACGAGCCTGGAGGTCTTCGGGGGGTACATCCACACGTACAAGTTCAGCGAGGCGGTCGAGGACGCGGTCGTGCTGGACCTGGTGTACGAGGCCCGCGACATTGACCAGCGGCTCGGCTCTCAGGCCAGGATTGATGCCTGGTTCGAGGCCAAGACGAAGGGGCTGAATGACTGGCAGAAGGCGGAACTGCGGGCCAAGTGGGGGACGATGCAGCAGGTGCTCAGTTCCCGCTCGCGGATGGAAAAGGTGGTCGCGGACATCGTCTTCGACTTCAGCGTCAAGCCGCGGCTGTCGAACGAGCGGGGCAACGCCATCCTGGTGGCGGGCAGCATCTACGAGGCGTGCAAGTACTTCACGCTGTTCCAGAAGACGCCGTTCAAGGGCAAGTGCGCGGTCGTCACATCGTACAACCCGCAGGCGAAGGACGTGACGAAGGAGGAGATCGGCGCGAACACGGAGACGGACAGGCAGTTCGTGTTCAACACCTACACCGAGTTGCTGAAGGACGTGAAGCCGGCCGCCGGCCAGACGAAGACGGAGACCTACGAGGAGCGGGCCAAGATACTGTTTGCCAGGGAGCCGGCGAACATGAAGCTGCTCATCGTCGTGGACAAGCTGCTGACCGGCTTCGACGCGCCATCCTGCACTTACCTCTACATCGACAAGTCGATGCAGGACCACGGATTGTTCCAGGCCATTTGCCGGACGAACCGGCTCGACGGCGAGGACAAGGACTTCGGCTACATCGTGGATTACAAGGATCTGTTCAAGAAGGTCGAGAAGGCTATCGCGGTGTACACGTCGGAACTCGACCACAGCGCGGGCGGGCCCGACCCCGAGGTGCTGCTGCAAGACCGCCTGACCAGGGGCAAGGAGCGGCTGGACAACGCCATCGAGGCCCTGGCCCTGTTGTGCGAGCCGGTCGAGCCGCCGAAGGGCGAACTGGAACACATCCACTACTTCTGCGGCAACACCGAGATGCCGACCGACCTGAAGGATCGCGAGCCGCGGCGGACGGCCTTGTACAAGGCGGTGGTCGCGCTGGTGCGGGCCTACGCCAACATGGCTGGCGAGATGGAACCGGCCGGCTACAGCGAGGCGGATGTCGCCCGGATCAAGGGCCAGATGGATCACTACCTGAAGGTCCGCGAGGTGGTCCGTATGGCCAGCGGTGAGACGCTCGACCTGAAGACCTACGAAGCCGACATGCGGCACCTGATCGATACCTATTATCGAGGCCGACGAGCCGCGGAAGATATCGCCGTTTGA
- a CDS encoding restriction endonuclease subunit S — MEVAAPNYVFDIGPLPSDWRIVPLGEVGRWYSGGTPSMKNPAYWQGDIPWVSPKDMKVSRLRDSVDHISNLAVSEGARLMPSGTILMVIRGMILAHSFPVARAELPVAFNQDMKGLVVHDGYASNYVLYWLIGHAQKLRGLTTESTHGTKRLPPETLYRVPFPLPPTLAEQEAIAGALSDADALIESLEQLVAKKRQIKHGAMQQLLTGQKRLPGFSGEWETKRLGELGTFLKGSGVTKSQTFSGDLPCVRYGEIYTRHNDYVTTYFSWISREVAQTATRLRRGDILFAGSGETKEEIGKCVAFIHDIEAYAGGDIVILRTGKADPLFLGFYLNTSEIARQKASLGQGDAVVHISASALATIQGRFPKLEEQQAIAAILSDMDVEIAALEAKLAKARQVKQGMMQELLTGRIRLMEK; from the coding sequence ATGGAAGTAGCGGCCCCAAACTATGTATTCGACATCGGTCCGCTACCGAGTGACTGGCGGATCGTTCCTCTGGGCGAAGTCGGCCGGTGGTACAGTGGCGGCACGCCAAGCATGAAAAATCCAGCGTACTGGCAAGGCGACATTCCTTGGGTAAGCCCCAAGGACATGAAGGTTTCAAGACTTCGCGATTCGGTTGACCATATCAGCAACCTTGCGGTGTCGGAGGGTGCGCGGCTGATGCCTTCGGGGACGATCCTCATGGTCATTCGGGGAATGATCCTCGCCCATTCTTTTCCCGTCGCTCGTGCAGAACTACCGGTCGCATTCAACCAAGACATGAAGGGCTTGGTTGTTCATGACGGGTATGCAAGCAACTACGTCTTGTACTGGTTAATCGGGCACGCGCAGAAGCTGCGTGGACTCACCACAGAGTCTACACATGGGACGAAGCGGCTTCCCCCTGAAACGCTCTATCGTGTTCCGTTTCCCCTTCCGCCGACGCTGGCGGAGCAGGAGGCGATTGCGGGGGCGTTGTCGGATGCGGATGCCCTAATCGAGTCGCTGGAGCAACTCGTCGCCAAGAAGCGGCAGATCAAGCACGGCGCGATGCAGCAACTGCTCACCGGCCAGAAACGCCTCCCCGGCTTTAGCGGCGAGTGGGAGACGAAGCGACTGGGAGAGTTGGGCACTTTTTTGAAAGGCAGCGGTGTCACGAAGTCGCAGACGTTCAGCGGCGATCTGCCTTGTGTGCGCTACGGCGAAATCTACACCCGGCACAACGACTACGTAACAACGTACTTCTCGTGGATTTCCCGAGAGGTCGCTCAGACCGCTACTCGGCTCAGACGTGGAGACATCTTGTTCGCTGGTTCCGGTGAGACGAAAGAGGAGATCGGAAAGTGCGTCGCATTCATTCACGACATCGAAGCCTATGCTGGCGGCGACATCGTCATTCTGCGAACAGGGAAGGCTGATCCGCTGTTTCTTGGCTTTTACCTGAACACGTCCGAGATTGCGCGGCAGAAAGCAAGTCTTGGACAAGGCGATGCCGTTGTTCACATCAGCGCATCTGCACTTGCAACCATTCAAGGCAGGTTCCCGAAGTTGGAAGAGCAGCAAGCCATCGCTGCCATCCTGTCGGACATGGACGTGGAGATCGCGGCGTTGGAGGCGAAGCTGGCCAAGGCCCGACAGGTCAAGCAGGGGATGATGCAGGAACTACTCACCGGGCGAATACGCTTGATGGAGAAGTGA